DNA from Coriobacteriaceae bacterium:
GTCCTGCCGAGGTCGATGGTGATAACGGCGACTCGGTGCTGCGCAAGCAGGCGCAGGTGCAGGCCCGCACGGCTGTCCAGGGTGGTCCGGCTGCCGTCAACAACGGTGGCAAGGTGACCACTTATCGCAAGTCCGAGAGCGACGATCCGTACGTCAACGTGGGCCGCAACGACCCGTGCCCCTGCGGTAGCGGCAAGAAGTTTAAGTACTGCCACGGCAGGAATCGTTAATGGCTGAGGCTTTAGAGATAACGCCCGCCGAGCTGGACGCGTTCGCGGACCGGCTCGGCGAGGTCGAGTCGTATCTCCACCTGGACGAGAAGCGTACCCGTGTGACCGAGCTCGAGGCCAAAAGTGTTGCCCCTGGCTTTTGGGATGACGCCGACGCCGCCCGTGCCACCATGGAGGAGATCGCGCGTACCAAGGAAGATATCGCTGCCGTGGACACCGCGCGCGGCGAGCTTTCCGATGCCCGCGCCGCGCTGGAGCTTGCCGAGGAGATGGGGGATGACCCCGACGCCGTCGCCCTTCGCGAGGAGGCTACAGCCACGGCTGAGCGCCTGGCCCGTGCCATCGATGAGCTTGAGCTTTCGAGCTGGTTTACCGGTGAGTTCGATCACGGCGATGCCATTGTGACCATCAAGCCCGGACAGGGTGGTCTGGAGGCCCAGGACTGGACCTTCATGCTCTTTAAGATGTACATGAAGTACTGCCAGCGTCGCGGCTGGAAGGTCACCATCAACGACTGTCCCGCAGCCGAGGTCATCGGCATCGACCGCGCGACCTTTACTGTCGAGGGCAAGGACGCATTTGGCATGCTGCGCGCCGAGGCCGGCGTCCACCGCTTGGTTCGCATCAGCCCCACCGACGACAAGAAGCGCCGCCAGACCACGTTTGCCGGCGTCGAGGTCATCCCCGTGCTACCCGATGATATCGACATCGAGATCAGTCCCGATGACATCCGCGTGGACGTGTACCACGCGAGCGGCCCGGGCGGCCAGGGCGTCAACACCACCGACTCCGCCGTGCGCGTGACGCATTTCCCCAGCGGCATTGTGGTCACCTGCCAAAACGAGCGCAGCCAGATCCAGAACAAGGCCGCGTGCATGCAGATCCTCAAGGCTCGCCTGTACGAGATTGAGCTCGAGAAGCGTGCCGAGGCGCTCGATGAGATTCGCGGACCCAAGACCACGATCGGTTTTGGCAACCAGATTCGCAGCTACGTGCTCTACCCGTACCAGATGGTCAAGGATTTGCGCTCGGGCGTGGAGACCAGCAATGTCGAGGCTGTTCTTGACGATGGCGACCTGGACCCGTTTGTTATTGGCTACCATCGCTGGGCCACCGGCAACGCTGACGCGGAGACCCCGTCTGCATAAACCGCCCGGTTTATGTGGAAATGGATTAAAACCCTCCCAGCAGGGTGGTTTTGTATCCAGAGCAAACCCTGCGCAGGGGTGGTTTTTGTCCGGCGAATCGGTAGAATCGAATACAAGAAGAAGTTCAAAGCGCATCCGATGGGGTACGCTTTTTTGAGGGAGGCAGCATGGCATATCGTCTGGACATCAAGCGCATTCTTTCGCTGAACTTCTTTCATGACTTGCCCAAGATTATGCTGGGCTGCGCGCTGGCAGCTATCGCGACGGACCTGTTTTTGATTCCCAACGGTCTTGCTGCCGGCGGCGTTACGGGCCTCGCCACGATTATCCAGGCGGTCGGTGCGTCTCATGGCATATCGCTTCCCGTCGGTATCCAGACGATCGTGATGAACGCCTTGCTGTTGTTGGTCGTTATGCGCGAGGGCGGCATGTTCTACGTGGTGCAGACCGCGACGGGCTTTGTGCTGCTGGGCTTTTTTACCGATCTGTTCGCCCCGTTTGTAGCACCTCTGGCGGATGCGGACCTGATGCTTCCTGCCATGTGGGGCGGCATTATTACGGGCATCGGTTACGGCATGGTGTTGCGCGCCGGCGCCAACACCGGCGGCTCGGACACGATTGGCCAAATCATCTCGCGTAACACCTCGCTGCCGGTGGGCTCGACCGTCATGGCGATCGATGTTGCCGTATGCGCGCTGTCGGCTCCGGTCTTTTCAATCGAAAACGCACTATATGCAGGCCTTTCGATGGTCATTAGCGGCTACGTGATCGATGCCGTGGTCGATGGTGGCAACAAGCGTCGTATGGTACTCATCATCTCGGACAAGTTCCCTGATATTGCTGCCGATATCATGTATGGCCTGGGTCGTGGTTGTACCAAGTTTAAGGCGACTGGCATGTATTCGGGTGCCGAGAAGCCGGTGATTATGGTCATCGTGAGCCGTCGAGAGCTCAATACCCTCAAGACGATCGTGCGCGAGCGCGATCCTCACGCCATTGTGACGGTCGCTGACGTTACGGAAGCCTTCGGCGAGGGATTCAAGGACATTAGCGCGTAGGGGCGACCGCGTTCCATCCAAAAGACGTTCACATTGATAAACCGTTTCATCAGCGGTTCTGCCTGCTAAATTGTTCAAATAATGATAAAAACTCTGGTAAAGCCATCAGTTTCCAGCATAATGAATGACGTACGTGCATTGCGGCTGTGTTGGGATTACCTTCGGTGCCGTGCGCATTTTGTCTAATGAGGATGAAAGGAAGGCACAATGAGCGACGAAGAGCTCAAAAAGGTTGCCAACGAGGTAAGGAAGGGCATCGTCACCGGCGTGCACGCTGCCAAGTCCGGCCATCCGGGCGGTTCGCTCGGCGCTGCCGACATCATGACCTATCTGTACTTTGAGGAAATGAACGTCGACCCGGCCGATCCCCGCAAGGCCGATCGCGACCGTTTTGTGCTCTCCAAGGGCCATTGCGCTCCGGGCCTGTACGCCGTGCTCGCCGAGCGCGGGTTCTTCCCCAAAGAGGATCTCGAGACGCTGCGCCATATCGGCAGCCACCTGCAGGGTCACCCCAACATGAACGACACCCCGGGTGTCGACATGTCCACTGGCTCGCTCGGCCAGGGCATCTCCGCCGCCGTGGGTATGGCCGTTGCCGCCAAGCACTGGGGCGACGACTATCGCACCTACGCCCTGTTGGGCGATGGCGAGAGCGAGGAGGGCCAGGTCTGGGAGGCCGCCATGTTTGCCGGCAACCAGCAGCTCGACAACCTCTGCGTGATCGTTGACCACAACGGCCTGCAGATCGATGGCCCCGTCGAGGAGGTCAACGATCCCATGCCGCTGGCAGACAAGTTCCGCGCCTTCAAGTTCCACGTGGTGGAGCTGGCTGACGGCAACGATTTCGACCAGATCCGCGCCGCCTTCGCCGAGGCTCGTGCCACCAAGGGCCAGCCGACCGCGATTATCGCCGAGACCACGAAGGGCAAGGGCGTGTCTTTCATGGAGAACCAGGTGGGCTGGCACGGCAAGGCCCCCAACGATGAACAGTTTGAGCAGGCCATGGC
Protein-coding regions in this window:
- the prfB gene encoding peptide chain release factor 2; amino-acid sequence: MAEALEITPAELDAFADRLGEVESYLHLDEKRTRVTELEAKSVAPGFWDDADAARATMEEIARTKEDIAAVDTARGELSDARAALELAEEMGDDPDAVALREEATATAERLARAIDELELSSWFTGEFDHGDAIVTIKPGQGGLEAQDWTFMLFKMYMKYCQRRGWKVTINDCPAAEVIGIDRATFTVEGKDAFGMLRAEAGVHRLVRISPTDDKKRRQTTFAGVEVIPVLPDDIDIEISPDDIRVDVYHASGPGGQGVNTTDSAVRVTHFPSGIVVTCQNERSQIQNKAACMQILKARLYEIELEKRAEALDEIRGPKTTIGFGNQIRSYVLYPYQMVKDLRSGVETSNVEAVLDDGDLDPFVIGYHRWATGNADAETPSA
- a CDS encoding YitT family protein — translated: MAYRLDIKRILSLNFFHDLPKIMLGCALAAIATDLFLIPNGLAAGGVTGLATIIQAVGASHGISLPVGIQTIVMNALLLLVVMREGGMFYVVQTATGFVLLGFFTDLFAPFVAPLADADLMLPAMWGGIITGIGYGMVLRAGANTGGSDTIGQIISRNTSLPVGSTVMAIDVAVCALSAPVFSIENALYAGLSMVISGYVIDAVVDGGNKRRMVLIISDKFPDIAADIMYGLGRGCTKFKATGMYSGAEKPVIMVIVSRRELNTLKTIVRERDPHAIVTVADVTEAFGEGFKDISA
- a CDS encoding transketolase — protein: MSDEELKKVANEVRKGIVTGVHAAKSGHPGGSLGAADIMTYLYFEEMNVDPADPRKADRDRFVLSKGHCAPGLYAVLAERGFFPKEDLETLRHIGSHLQGHPNMNDTPGVDMSTGSLGQGISAAVGMAVAAKHWGDDYRTYALLGDGESEEGQVWEAAMFAGNQQLDNLCVIVDHNGLQIDGPVEEVNDPMPLADKFRAFKFHVVELADGNDFDQIRAAFAEARATKGQPTAIIAETTKGKGVSFMENQVGWHGKAPNDEQFEQAMAELTAAGEEL